A single window of Cellulomonas sp. NTE-D12 DNA harbors:
- a CDS encoding dihydrofolate reductase family protein gives MPRLRLHSFSISLDGFGTGDGLTAEEPFGHAGQRLHQWMFATAMGRRMFGLDGGTTGVDNELAETAWQGIGAEIMGRRKFYTGPGPIPADWNGFWGPNPPFHTPVIVLTHQPHEPLTMEGGTTFHFRDTTPADALREAFELADGQGVRLGGGVSTVREFFDADLVDEFHVVVVPIVLGRGQRLWDGQEGLESRFDIRVVPGDGGVTHLLGTRRAS, from the coding sequence GTGCCTCGTCTGCGCCTGCACAGCTTCTCGATCTCGCTCGACGGCTTCGGCACCGGCGACGGGCTGACGGCCGAGGAGCCGTTCGGCCACGCCGGCCAGCGCCTGCACCAGTGGATGTTCGCCACCGCGATGGGACGCCGGATGTTCGGCCTGGACGGCGGCACCACCGGCGTCGACAACGAGCTCGCCGAGACCGCCTGGCAGGGCATCGGCGCCGAGATCATGGGGCGCCGCAAGTTCTACACCGGCCCCGGCCCCATCCCGGCGGACTGGAACGGCTTCTGGGGACCGAACCCGCCGTTCCACACCCCGGTGATCGTGCTGACCCACCAGCCGCACGAGCCGCTGACGATGGAGGGCGGCACCACCTTCCACTTCCGCGACACCACCCCGGCCGACGCGCTGCGCGAGGCGTTCGAGCTGGCCGACGGGCAGGGTGTGCGCCTGGGCGGCGGGGTCAGCACCGTGCGGGAGTTCTTCGACGCCGACCTGGTCGACGAGTTCCACGTGGTGGTGGTGCCGATCGTGCTAGGCCGCGGGCAGCGGCTGTGGGATGGGCAGGAGGGGCTCGAGTCCCGGTTCGACATCCGCGTCGTACCGGGTGACGGCGGCGTCACGCACCTGCTCGGCACGCGCCGGGCCTCTTAG
- a CDS encoding family 1 glycosylhydrolase — protein sequence MSFPDGFLWGGALAANQCEGAWDADGRGLSVADVATYKPALANTEYAAHHAVTLASIAEAMATTDVTYFPKRRGIDLYHRWEGDLDLFAELGFTVLRVSIAWSRLYPTGFENEPNPAGVAFYRRLFEGMRARGIQPLVTLSHYEMPLELATRLNGWANREVIALFGRFARTCFTEYGDLVSLWLTFNEIDSIMRHPFTSGGVIEELCEDGLEVACYRAAHHQFVASAIATRDLHTLVPGAQMGCMLTMLTTYPRTCRPDDVAATQAKNLHNHFFADVQVFGEYPPIELAAMARRGLSVPWEAGDDEVLREHTVDFVSFSYYMSMTESVDPDADRTPGNTIMGVKNPYLPSTDWGWQIDPVGLRISLIDLYDRYRKPLFVVENGLGYADSVDADGRIRDPYRVDYFRAHVEQMGLAIEAGVDLRGYTSWAPIDLISASSSQMSKRYGFIYVDQDDLGRGTLARSRKDSFTWMQHVIATNGADLAPIG from the coding sequence ATGTCGTTTCCTGACGGGTTCCTCTGGGGCGGCGCCCTCGCAGCCAACCAGTGCGAGGGCGCCTGGGATGCCGACGGCCGTGGGCTCTCGGTCGCCGACGTCGCCACCTACAAGCCCGCGCTCGCCAACACCGAGTACGCCGCCCATCACGCCGTGACCCTGGCCTCGATCGCCGAGGCGATGGCGACGACGGACGTCACGTACTTCCCCAAGAGGCGTGGCATCGACCTCTACCACCGGTGGGAGGGGGACCTGGACCTGTTCGCCGAGCTCGGCTTCACCGTGCTGCGAGTGTCGATCGCGTGGAGCCGGCTCTACCCGACCGGATTCGAGAACGAACCGAACCCGGCCGGCGTCGCGTTCTACCGCCGGCTGTTCGAGGGGATGCGCGCGCGGGGGATCCAGCCGCTGGTCACGCTGTCCCACTACGAGATGCCGCTCGAGCTGGCCACCAGGCTCAACGGGTGGGCGAACCGGGAGGTGATCGCGCTGTTCGGGCGGTTCGCCCGCACGTGCTTCACGGAGTACGGCGACCTGGTGAGCCTCTGGCTGACCTTCAACGAGATCGACTCGATCATGCGGCACCCGTTCACGTCAGGCGGGGTCATCGAGGAGCTCTGCGAGGACGGTCTCGAGGTCGCGTGCTACCGCGCTGCGCACCACCAGTTCGTCGCGTCGGCCATCGCCACCCGGGACCTGCACACGCTGGTGCCCGGTGCGCAGATGGGCTGCATGCTCACGATGCTCACCACCTACCCGCGCACGTGCCGTCCGGACGACGTGGCGGCCACCCAGGCGAAGAACCTGCACAACCACTTCTTCGCCGACGTGCAGGTGTTCGGCGAGTACCCGCCGATCGAGCTCGCCGCCATGGCGCGCAGGGGTCTGTCGGTGCCGTGGGAGGCGGGCGACGACGAGGTGCTGCGCGAGCACACCGTCGACTTCGTCTCGTTCAGCTACTACATGTCGATGACGGAGTCGGTCGACCCGGATGCGGACCGCACGCCCGGCAACACGATCATGGGCGTGAAGAACCCGTACCTGCCGAGCACCGACTGGGGGTGGCAGATCGACCCCGTCGGGCTCCGCATCTCCTTGATCGACCTCTACGACCGTTACCGCAAGCCGCTGTTCGTCGTCGAGAACGGGCTGGGCTATGCCGACTCCGTCGATGCCGACGGTCGCATCCGGGACCCGTACCGGGTGGACTACTTCCGGGCCCACGTCGAGCAGATGGGGCTGGCGATCGAGGCCGGCGTGGACCTGCGCGGCTACACCTCCTGGGCGCCGATCGACCTGATCAGCGCGTCGTCGTCGCAGATGTCCAAGCGGTACGGGTTCATCTACGTCGACCAGGACGACCTGGGGCGCGGCACGCTCGCGCGGTCACGCAAGGACTCCTTCACGTGGATGCAGCACGTGATCGCGACGAACGGCGCCGACCTGGCGCCGATCGGCTGA
- a CDS encoding BadF/BadG/BcrA/BcrD ATPase family protein produces the protein MGDSHPLVAVGVDVGGTKTQVITEDSAGACADLVVPSARWRSGALFSDPDNLHRLVELVQGCGQVTPHSVLVAGIHDCDTDEQMRHVSEVLRTGLGCRVTVVNDAYLLRYATHHRATIEMIVGTGAIVSGTTADGRRITADGHGWPVGDRGSAPDLVHSAVRATLEAADRGEDDGDVLYRRVREAFGVAGAAELAAQARADLSPAVWGRHAREVFAALEEGSATARAIVDEAAQTLAEEVVGLRGRGATGTTVVVGGGVMVGQPGYEAALRAHLAQLEPTIDVVVARTPPAAGALALARELAGQDPQVGVGAVR, from the coding sequence ATGGGCGATTCGCACCCCCTGGTGGCCGTCGGCGTCGACGTCGGCGGGACGAAGACCCAGGTGATCACCGAGGACTCCGCCGGAGCCTGTGCCGACCTCGTCGTCCCGTCCGCGCGCTGGCGGTCCGGCGCCCTGTTCTCCGACCCGGACAACCTGCACCGCCTGGTCGAGCTCGTCCAGGGCTGCGGCCAGGTGACCCCCCACTCGGTGCTCGTGGCCGGCATCCACGACTGCGACACCGACGAGCAGATGCGCCACGTCTCCGAGGTGCTCCGCACCGGCCTCGGCTGCCGGGTGACCGTGGTGAACGACGCCTACCTGCTCCGCTACGCCACGCACCACCGCGCGACGATCGAGATGATCGTCGGGACGGGCGCCATCGTCAGCGGCACGACCGCGGACGGGCGCCGCATCACCGCGGACGGGCACGGCTGGCCCGTCGGCGACCGCGGCAGTGCGCCGGACCTGGTGCACAGCGCGGTTCGCGCGACGCTGGAGGCCGCCGATCGCGGTGAGGACGACGGCGACGTGCTCTACCGACGCGTCCGGGAGGCCTTCGGGGTCGCGGGTGCCGCCGAGCTCGCCGCCCAGGCCCGTGCCGACCTCAGCCCGGCTGTCTGGGGCCGTCACGCGCGCGAGGTGTTCGCGGCGCTGGAGGAGGGGTCGGCGACGGCGCGAGCGATCGTCGACGAGGCCGCCCAGACGCTGGCCGAGGAGGTCGTGGGGCTGCGGGGCCGCGGCGCGACGGGGACCACGGTCGTCGTCGGCGGCGGCGTCATGGTGGGCCAGCCCGGCTACGAGGCTGCGCTGCGCGCGCACCTCGCCCAGCTCGAGCCGACGATCGACGTGGTGGTGGCCCGGACGCCCCCGGCCGCCGGGGCGCTCGCCCTCGCCCGAGAGCTCGCCGGTCAGGACCCGCAGGTCGGGGTCGGCGCCGTCAGGTGA
- a CDS encoding sugar ABC transporter permease: protein MDRPAATLTRPRTGAPVRVKPRATPRYTGPALVLTGGVIALYALFFLWPGVLGLLYSFTSYHGYGPLRFIGLENYTSLATDPTFYAALGRTFVYTLFSVPLGYVLSLTMAVALTNATAKGKSAARVIFFLPWLVSPIVTGVIWRWLFGENFGFVNFVIGELGGHPAPWATNANLSLLVVIFASAWAGAAFNMLLFISALRNVPVSLYEAAQLDGANAWQRFARITIPAIRPTSLLVILLLTMGQMKEFALIQALNNGGPGTQNQLIVQYIYTTGFAKSQVGYASAASMVLLVILMGIALVQIAISRRSES, encoded by the coding sequence ATGGACCGACCAGCGGCCACCCTGACCCGACCGCGCACCGGTGCGCCGGTCCGGGTCAAGCCACGCGCGACCCCCCGGTACACCGGCCCCGCGCTCGTCCTGACGGGCGGCGTCATCGCGCTGTACGCCCTGTTCTTCCTCTGGCCCGGCGTGCTGGGCCTCCTGTACAGCTTCACCAGCTACCACGGCTACGGGCCGCTGCGGTTCATCGGCCTGGAGAACTACACGTCGCTGGCCACCGACCCCACGTTCTACGCCGCCCTCGGCCGCACGTTCGTCTACACCCTGTTCTCCGTCCCGCTGGGGTACGTGCTCTCCCTGACCATGGCGGTCGCCCTGACCAACGCGACCGCCAAGGGGAAGTCGGCGGCGCGGGTCATCTTCTTCCTGCCCTGGCTGGTCTCGCCGATCGTCACCGGGGTGATCTGGCGCTGGCTGTTCGGCGAGAACTTCGGCTTCGTCAACTTCGTCATCGGTGAGCTCGGCGGCCACCCGGCGCCGTGGGCCACGAACGCGAACCTCTCCCTGCTGGTGGTGATCTTCGCCTCGGCGTGGGCAGGCGCCGCGTTCAACATGCTCCTGTTCATCTCGGCGCTGAGGAACGTGCCGGTCTCGCTCTACGAGGCCGCGCAGCTCGACGGCGCGAACGCCTGGCAGCGGTTCGCCCGGATCACCATCCCGGCGATCAGGCCCACGTCGCTGCTGGTGATCCTGCTGCTGACGATGGGGCAGATGAAGGAGTTCGCCCTGATCCAGGCGCTGAACAACGGTGGCCCGGGCACCCAGAACCAGCTGATCGTCCAGTACATCTACACGACGGGCTTCGCGAAGTCCCAGGTCGGGTACGCCAGCGCCGCCTCGATGGTGCTGCTGGTGATCCTGATGGGGATCGCCCTGGTCCAGATCGCCATCAGCAGGAGGAGCGAGTCATGA
- a CDS encoding PRD domain-containing protein, whose amino-acid sequence MSQPQRITKVLNSSVVLATDENGHECILLGRGIGYGHKPGETVDDGVVDRVFLPVDDPDSRALVDLLGTIPATYALLARDVIALARTGLKVDLHPHLLLALTDHLHFAAERHAQGMRVVNRLSWEMRTYYPDEYAVGLEALQLVNDRLTLDLPEDEATNIAFHLVNARNDGASAFDALRAATLISEMVAIVSYRTGRTLAPQDQDHRRFVVHLQFFADRLLTGRLLDRDDGFLYEQMRTKYPQALETARLLGEHVRSRYGVDLPSEELGYLGLHVQRLLSAESATGSEPRPPRGPSAD is encoded by the coding sequence ATGTCCCAGCCGCAGCGGATCACGAAGGTGCTGAACTCGAGCGTCGTGCTCGCGACGGACGAGAACGGGCACGAGTGCATCCTGCTGGGCCGGGGGATCGGCTACGGGCACAAACCCGGTGAGACGGTCGACGACGGCGTGGTGGACCGGGTGTTCCTGCCGGTCGACGATCCCGACTCCCGCGCGCTCGTCGACCTGCTCGGCACGATCCCGGCGACGTACGCGCTGCTGGCTCGGGACGTGATCGCACTCGCCCGGACAGGCCTCAAGGTGGACCTGCATCCCCACCTGCTCCTGGCGCTGACCGACCACCTGCACTTCGCCGCCGAGCGGCACGCGCAGGGCATGCGGGTGGTGAACCGGCTGAGCTGGGAGATGCGCACGTACTACCCGGACGAGTACGCGGTGGGACTCGAGGCGCTGCAGCTGGTCAACGACCGGCTGACCCTCGACCTCCCGGAGGACGAGGCGACGAACATCGCGTTCCACCTGGTCAACGCCCGCAACGACGGTGCGTCCGCGTTCGACGCCCTCCGGGCGGCCACCCTGATCTCCGAGATGGTCGCGATCGTCTCCTACCGGACGGGCCGCACCCTGGCGCCGCAGGACCAGGACCACCGCCGCTTCGTCGTGCACCTGCAGTTCTTCGCCGACCGGCTGCTGACCGGACGGCTGCTCGACCGGGACGACGGGTTCCTGTACGAGCAGATGCGTACCAAGTACCCCCAGGCGCTCGAGACGGCGCGGCTGCTCGGCGAGCACGTGCGGAGCCGCTACGGCGTCGACCTGCCCTCCGAGGAGCTCGGCTACCTGGGCCTGCACGTCCAACGGCTCCTCAGTGCCGAGTCCGCCACCGGCTCCGAGCCACGGCCGCCGCGCGGACCGAGCGCCGACTGA
- a CDS encoding carbohydrate ABC transporter permease, translated as MTTATQLSRTGEQSSTRPALSRRRGSATRAIPATTMLWVLAILMAFPLLWFLLSSFKGGGELFSYPLSFLPRKWTVDGYVRAWARVDFLRYFSNTLVVATITTALTVFFCATAGYGLAKYRARWLSVLSLFVLSMTMLPGEVILNPTFSVVLHLHLYNNLFGVILPSILTPTGVFMFRQFFVSVPDELLDAARIDGSSELSTFFRIMVPLARPIMLTLAIISFQWRWNDYIFPLIILNDPSKFTLQIALRSLIGAQNIDWAILLAASVISMVPLMVLYLVFQRYITSSDIGTGLRD; from the coding sequence ATGACGACGGCGACGCAGCTCTCCCGGACCGGCGAGCAGTCCTCGACCCGCCCCGCCCTCTCCCGCCGCCGGGGCTCGGCGACGCGCGCCATCCCGGCCACCACGATGCTGTGGGTCCTCGCGATCCTGATGGCGTTCCCGCTGCTGTGGTTCCTGCTGTCCTCGTTCAAGGGCGGCGGTGAGCTGTTCAGCTACCCGCTCAGCTTCCTGCCCCGGAAGTGGACGGTCGACGGGTACGTCCGCGCCTGGGCGCGCGTCGACTTCCTCCGCTACTTCTCCAACACCCTGGTCGTCGCCACGATCACCACGGCGCTGACGGTGTTCTTCTGCGCGACGGCCGGGTACGGGCTCGCCAAGTACCGGGCGAGGTGGCTGTCGGTGCTGTCGCTCTTCGTGCTGTCGATGACCATGCTGCCCGGCGAGGTCATCCTGAACCCGACCTTCAGCGTGGTGCTGCACCTGCACCTGTACAACAACCTGTTCGGCGTGATCCTGCCGTCGATCCTCACGCCGACCGGCGTGTTCATGTTCCGGCAGTTCTTCGTGTCGGTGCCGGACGAGCTGCTCGACGCGGCCCGCATCGACGGCTCGAGCGAGCTGTCGACGTTCTTCCGGATCATGGTCCCGCTGGCGCGACCGATCATGCTGACGCTTGCGATCATCTCGTTCCAGTGGCGCTGGAACGACTACATCTTCCCGTTGATCATCCTGAACGACCCGAGCAAGTTCACGCTGCAGATCGCCCTGCGCTCCCTCATCGGCGCCCAGAACATCGACTGGGCGATCCTGCTCGCGGCGTCGGTGATCTCGATGGTGCCGCTGATGGTGCTGTACCTGGTGTTCCAGCGCTACATCACCAGCTCCGACATCGGCACCGGGTTGCGGGACTGA
- a CDS encoding extracellular solute-binding protein, with translation MKQHARTATAVVAGALLISLSACSSGNGSSASSATSAAKNVTLKLVQSGDANQGGAFQKLADEYKAETGTTVQIVEVPSDNLATQLRTSAQANDLPDLAAAPNVDPVWKDRILDLSDIAKAAKVKPTLLVQDPGDKKVKALPTTLTAVGMFINKTLWDKAGVTYPKDISGSWTWDDFQAKADQVRTATGAKYGAVMDASAHRMRAFLYQFGSEGVVESSPGNFTTNDKTATALEYFKKMNDSGFMPKSVWTSGDDASAAFKSGQVTAYMSGVWQIADFQANITNFQWASVPMPQQPVRATNYGSASWMVAFKGTGHEQQTLDFIKWLYSPAHYTEYCNIQGCLPAVDGITPTYKGNADAFKLYNDEISASPAVSANQTTDQLRNAYQGRALTSEPLKDETIRYLNGELTIDQTIKAILDSTKKQLS, from the coding sequence ATGAAGCAACACGCCCGCACCGCGACCGCCGTCGTCGCCGGTGCCCTGCTCATCTCCCTGTCGGCCTGCTCCAGCGGCAACGGGAGCTCCGCCAGCTCGGCGACGTCCGCGGCGAAGAACGTCACGCTCAAGCTGGTCCAGTCCGGCGACGCCAACCAGGGCGGCGCCTTCCAGAAGCTCGCCGACGAGTACAAGGCGGAGACCGGCACCACCGTCCAGATCGTCGAGGTGCCCAGCGACAACCTGGCCACCCAGCTCCGCACCAGCGCCCAGGCCAACGACCTGCCCGACCTGGCGGCCGCCCCCAACGTGGACCCCGTCTGGAAGGACCGGATCCTCGACCTCAGCGACATCGCCAAGGCGGCGAAGGTCAAGCCCACGCTGCTGGTGCAGGACCCCGGCGACAAGAAGGTCAAGGCGCTGCCGACCACGCTGACCGCGGTCGGCATGTTCATCAACAAGACCCTCTGGGACAAGGCCGGCGTCACGTACCCGAAGGACATCTCCGGCTCCTGGACCTGGGACGACTTCCAGGCCAAGGCGGACCAGGTGCGGACCGCGACGGGCGCCAAGTACGGTGCCGTGATGGACGCCTCGGCGCACCGCATGCGCGCGTTCCTGTACCAGTTCGGCAGCGAGGGCGTCGTCGAGAGCAGCCCGGGCAACTTCACCACCAACGACAAGACCGCCACGGCGCTGGAGTACTTCAAGAAGATGAACGACTCCGGCTTCATGCCGAAGTCGGTGTGGACGTCGGGTGACGACGCGAGCGCGGCCTTCAAGAGCGGCCAGGTGACGGCCTACATGTCCGGCGTCTGGCAGATCGCCGACTTCCAGGCCAACATCACCAACTTCCAGTGGGCCTCGGTGCCGATGCCGCAGCAGCCCGTCCGGGCCACGAACTACGGCTCGGCGTCCTGGATGGTGGCCTTCAAGGGCACCGGCCACGAGCAGCAGACTCTCGACTTCATCAAGTGGCTGTACTCGCCCGCGCACTACACCGAGTACTGCAACATCCAGGGCTGCCTGCCGGCGGTGGACGGCATCACGCCGACGTACAAGGGGAACGCCGACGCGTTCAAGCTCTACAACGACGAGATCTCCGCCTCCCCCGCCGTCTCGGCGAACCAGACCACCGACCAGCTCCGCAACGCCTACCAGGGCCGCGCGCTGACCTCCGAGCCGCTGAAGGACGAGACCATCCGGTACCTCAACGGTGAGCTGACCATCGACCAGACGATCAAGGCGATCCTCGACTCGACCAAGAAGCAGCTGAGCTGA
- a CDS encoding HPr family phosphocarrier protein: MLHRTVTVGSTSGLHARPAALFSKAAAEAGVPVVIGKPGGDPVDAASLLSVMALGVGHGDQVVLASPDEAAGDVLDRLAELLMTDLDA, translated from the coding sequence ATGCTGCACAGGACCGTGACCGTTGGATCGACGTCCGGGCTGCACGCCCGGCCCGCGGCCCTCTTCTCGAAGGCCGCCGCCGAGGCCGGTGTGCCCGTGGTGATCGGCAAGCCCGGCGGTGACCCGGTCGATGCCGCCAGCCTGCTCTCGGTGATGGCCCTCGGGGTGGGGCATGGTGACCAGGTGGTGCTGGCCTCGCCCGACGAGGCGGCCGGCGACGTGCTGGACCGGCTCGCCGAGCTGCTGATGACCGACCTCGACGCCTGA
- a CDS encoding ATP-binding protein, with amino-acid sequence MTELPWTLYTAPADAIDADMLRRFLAQQRRDRLFMESMTLELKRERHGDNVVRAVAALANTGGGIVLLGVDETVPDFDESPGVPQNAVTAVLEQCTSTLTPAFAPELIPVALPGRDQVVLVIRVDFDASRLPIVKGGQILIRQPGSSVQATHGQVLDLVARRTQWASGEQMMNVVSAFTPNSDPTERVSAVPDLRVRCATALYGREGAPRPRSLGNGQRRALVAAVGSSSLGRMARLASSHSARQLDFDDDERSARRYRAHADVADEGLTNRVAIDARLSGPQVAVALDFDLRLRPTTARYQGERPVVQRHELVAVAAAGVATLSVDVGSVVAGWIGGAPARIDDIELWVEAPQRSIPAALASEGTSSWRRRAAPNWMTVWRLTLPHIPEPEAALENLGEEMKHLYVDLGFDDEVAVVRCDVDLAADVLSRLRRLG; translated from the coding sequence ATGACGGAACTGCCGTGGACCTTGTATACCGCACCGGCCGATGCTATCGACGCCGATATGCTACGCCGGTTTCTCGCCCAGCAGCGGCGAGATCGCCTGTTTATGGAGAGCATGACGCTCGAGCTCAAACGAGAGCGCCACGGAGACAACGTGGTCAGGGCAGTCGCGGCACTCGCCAACACCGGCGGTGGTATTGTCCTTCTGGGCGTAGACGAAACCGTGCCGGACTTCGACGAGTCCCCCGGTGTACCGCAGAATGCCGTTACGGCTGTTCTGGAACAATGCACCTCGACCCTCACACCGGCGTTCGCGCCCGAACTCATCCCCGTCGCACTCCCCGGGCGAGACCAAGTGGTCCTCGTCATCCGCGTGGACTTCGACGCGTCGAGACTCCCTATCGTCAAGGGCGGTCAGATCCTGATCCGACAGCCGGGAAGCTCCGTACAGGCAACACATGGGCAAGTGCTCGATCTGGTCGCAAGGCGCACGCAGTGGGCATCGGGCGAGCAGATGATGAACGTAGTGTCCGCGTTCACCCCCAACTCGGACCCGACCGAGCGGGTCTCAGCCGTACCCGATCTCCGTGTGCGGTGCGCCACCGCGCTCTACGGCCGAGAGGGTGCACCACGCCCACGCTCGCTCGGAAACGGCCAGCGACGGGCGCTCGTCGCGGCAGTGGGCTCCTCATCCCTTGGTCGAATGGCGCGGCTTGCTTCGTCGCACTCCGCACGGCAACTCGACTTCGACGACGATGAGCGGAGCGCGCGCCGCTATCGAGCGCACGCCGACGTCGCGGACGAAGGCCTCACGAATCGCGTCGCAATCGACGCGCGCCTATCCGGCCCGCAGGTCGCGGTGGCGCTCGACTTCGACCTACGCCTTCGCCCAACTACAGCGCGCTACCAGGGCGAGCGACCGGTGGTCCAACGCCACGAGTTGGTCGCCGTTGCAGCGGCGGGCGTTGCCACCCTGTCGGTTGACGTCGGATCCGTGGTGGCCGGCTGGATTGGCGGAGCGCCGGCGCGGATTGACGACATCGAGCTCTGGGTGGAGGCGCCGCAGCGGTCCATACCTGCGGCGCTTGCAAGCGAGGGCACCTCTTCCTGGAGGCGACGGGCCGCTCCGAACTGGATGACAGTCTGGCGACTCACGTTGCCGCACATTCCAGAACCTGAGGCGGCGCTCGAGAACCTCGGTGAAGAAATGAAACACCTGTACGTCGATCTCGGCTTCGACGACGAGGTTGCGGTCGTCCGGTGTGACGTCGACCTTGCGGCCGACGTGCTGTCGCGTCTCCGGCGACTCGGCTAG
- a CDS encoding beta-glucoside-specific PTS transporter subunit IIABC yields MDYAKTASGILDAVGGPGNVTHLEHCSTRLRFTLADTHEVDHARLKAVPGVMGVVGTQPQVVIGNDVVEVHAALTRLTGMGPGHGGAAAAAVGAPADGSRGGWGARVLDFIVGVFQPLIPAIAGAGVLKSLMLLATMFGLSKNGATYNTLVAISDATFFFLPLLVAVTTATKLNTNRLVAVAAVSVLVLPPMTKRMADGTSVFGLAIPNVTYSSQVFPAILAVLLLAVVERFLTRVTPKPVRIFFVPMVGLLVTVPVTLLFLGPLGFRLGTGFTTGVLWVFHTLGWVAFPLLAVALPFIISVGMHKAFIPYVVNQLSTAGYEPLYNPVSLAHNIAESGASFGVALRTKDTEMRSTGVSAGLSALFGITEPALYGITIQNKRALISVLSGAAAGATWLGVTHVTSYVAVGPGLASMSMFINANDPRNIVNAIVGAAIAFVTAFVVAMLTWSDAASATLKVRGVVAANAPANPDRALSPHDVLSPTDGTVVPLSEVSDRVFAGGVLGDGCAVRPTSGEFRSPAAGVVSMLFDTHHAVAVSTDDGVDLLIHVGLDTVRLNGTHFTAYVTKGDRVEAGQLLITADLDAIRADGYDTTTPVVVTNGAAVHVGAVRAGTQVAAGAPLFPVSTRATADVVS; encoded by the coding sequence GTGGACTACGCGAAGACGGCCAGCGGCATCCTGGACGCCGTCGGCGGACCGGGCAACGTGACTCACCTCGAGCACTGCTCGACCCGCCTGCGATTCACCCTCGCCGACACGCACGAGGTCGACCACGCCCGCCTGAAGGCCGTGCCGGGTGTGATGGGCGTGGTCGGCACCCAGCCCCAGGTGGTCATCGGCAACGACGTCGTCGAGGTGCACGCCGCCCTGACCAGGCTGACCGGGATGGGCCCCGGGCACGGAGGTGCGGCAGCCGCAGCCGTCGGAGCACCGGCCGACGGATCGCGGGGCGGCTGGGGCGCCCGGGTCCTGGACTTCATCGTCGGGGTGTTCCAACCCCTGATCCCCGCGATCGCCGGTGCCGGCGTGCTGAAGTCCTTGATGCTGCTCGCGACGATGTTCGGCCTGTCGAAGAACGGGGCGACCTACAACACGCTGGTCGCCATCAGCGACGCGACCTTCTTCTTCCTGCCCTTGCTGGTGGCAGTGACCACCGCCACCAAGCTGAACACCAACCGGTTGGTGGCGGTCGCGGCCGTGTCGGTGCTGGTGCTGCCGCCGATGACCAAGCGGATGGCCGACGGCACCTCGGTCTTCGGACTGGCGATCCCCAACGTCACCTACTCCTCGCAGGTGTTCCCCGCCATCCTCGCGGTGCTGCTGCTCGCCGTCGTCGAACGATTCCTCACACGGGTGACGCCGAAGCCCGTCCGCATCTTCTTCGTGCCGATGGTCGGGCTGCTGGTGACCGTGCCGGTGACCCTGCTGTTCCTCGGCCCGCTCGGCTTCCGGCTGGGCACCGGGTTCACCACCGGCGTGCTGTGGGTGTTCCACACGCTCGGCTGGGTGGCGTTCCCGCTGCTGGCCGTGGCACTGCCGTTCATCATCTCCGTCGGCATGCACAAGGCGTTCATCCCGTACGTGGTCAACCAGCTGAGCACCGCCGGCTACGAGCCCCTGTACAACCCGGTCTCGCTGGCGCACAACATCGCCGAGTCCGGAGCCAGCTTCGGCGTGGCGCTGCGGACCAAGGACACCGAGATGCGCTCCACCGGGGTCTCGGCCGGGCTGTCGGCCCTGTTCGGCATCACCGAGCCGGCGCTCTACGGCATCACCATCCAGAACAAGCGGGCCCTGATCAGCGTCCTGTCCGGCGCCGCCGCGGGAGCGACGTGGCTCGGCGTGACCCACGTGACCTCGTACGTGGCCGTCGGACCCGGCCTGGCGAGCATGTCGATGTTCATCAACGCCAACGACCCGCGCAACATCGTGAACGCGATCGTCGGCGCGGCGATCGCCTTCGTCACTGCGTTCGTCGTCGCGATGCTGACCTGGAGCGACGCCGCCTCGGCCACCCTCAAGGTGCGTGGCGTCGTCGCCGCGAACGCGCCGGCGAACCCGGACCGGGCGCTGAGCCCGCACGACGTCCTCAGCCCGACGGACGGGACCGTCGTGCCGCTCTCCGAGGTCTCCGACCGCGTGTTCGCCGGCGGCGTGCTGGGCGACGGCTGCGCGGTCCGGCCCACGTCCGGCGAGTTCCGCAGCCCCGCGGCAGGCGTGGTGTCGATGCTGTTCGACACCCACCACGCGGTCGCCGTGAGCACCGACGACGGGGTCGACCTGCTGATCCACGTGGGGCTGGACACGGTGCGGCTGAACGGCACGCACTTCACCGCGTACGTGACCAAGGGTGATCGGGTCGAGGCGGGCCAGCTGCTCATCACCGCCGATCTGGACGCGATCCGCGCGGACGGGTACGACACCACCACGCCGGTCGTGGTCACCAACGGCGCAGCCGTCCACGTGGGTGCGGTCCGTGCGGGCACCCAGGTGGCGGCCGGCGCCCCGCTGTTCCCCGTCTCGACCAGGGCGACCGCCGATGTCGTTTCCTGA